One Ctenopharyngodon idella isolate HZGC_01 chromosome 9, HZGC01, whole genome shotgun sequence DNA window includes the following coding sequences:
- the LOC127518348 gene encoding ribonuclease inhibitor-like, translating to MNLSNFLSLSVFRLCECSITEEQCVILTSALKSNPSHLRYLDLSDNKIRNTGVNHLCDVLKDSHCKLKSLWLRDCDQTDEGCSALTSALKSNPSHLKGLYLRDKIRNTGVKHLCDVLKDSHCKLDSLWLTGCDLTDEGCSALISALKSNPSHLRDLNLSENKIRNTGVKHLCDVLKDSHCKLENLRLRGCEMTDEGCSALASALKSNPSHLRHLNLRRNELGDSGVKNLSDLLMNPQCKLEKLDLYECSITENQCVILTSALKLNPSHLRVLDLSENQIRNTGVNHLCDVLKDSHCKLESLSLNNCGITDVSSLTQSLTNTKALQFLKKLDLRKNMIRDSEQLSDVIRDSNCKLRCID from the exons ATGAATCTGAgtaattttctttctctttctgtcttcagactGTGtgaatgcagtattacagaggaacagtgtgtcatcctgacttcagctctgaaatcaaacccatcacacctgagaTATCTGGACCTCAGTGacaataaaataagaaacaCAGGAGTGAATCACTTGtgtgacgtactgaaggattcacactgtaaactgaagagtttgtg GTTAAGAGACTGTGACCagacagatgaaggttgttctgctctgacttcagctctgaaatcaaacccatcacacctgaAAGGTCTGTACCTCAGGGACAAGATAAGAAACACAGGAGTGAAACACTTGtgtgacgtactgaaggattcacactgtaaactggacaGTTTGTG GTTAACAGGCTGTGATctgacagatgaaggttgttccGCTCTGatttcagctctgaaatcaaacccatcacacctgagagatCTGAACCTCAGTGAGAATAAAATAagaaacacaggagtgaagcacttatgtgacgtactgaaggattcacactgtaaactggagaatttgag GTTAAGAGGCTGTGAAatgacagatgaaggttgttctgctctggcttcagctctgaaatcaaacccatcacacctgagaCATCTGAACCTCAGAAGGAatgaactaggagactctggagtgaaaaacctcagtgatctactgatgaacccacaatgcAAGCTGGAAAAACTAGA tctgtatgaatgcagtattacagagaatcagtgtgtcatcctgacttcagctctgaaattaaacccatcacacctgagagTTCTGGACCTCAGTGAGAATCAAATAAGAAACACAGGAGTGAATCacttatgtgacgtactgaaggattcacactgtaaactggagagttTGAG TCTAAATAACTGTGGCATTACAGATGTTTCTTCTTTAACTCAGTCTTTGACAAACACAAAAgcactgcagtttttaaaaaagcttgaTCTgagaaaaaatatgatcagagaCTCAGAGCAGCTCAGTGACGTGATACGAGACTCAAACTGTAAACTGAG gtGCATAGATTGA